Below is a genomic region from Desulfovibrio ferrophilus.
CCGAAAGGGCCACAAGCGAAAGTGTCAGAATCAGGATTAGACATCTGCCCATGTCATTTCCTCCTATGGTATCGGTTAGGGTTTGTGTGTTTATTTTGTGGCGCGTTGCCTTAATTTGCTAAGTCCATTATAGGTTGCGTTTGCGCCCCAAACGCCTCTCCCTGCTAATTTCCCAGAAGCCCACATACCAGCGGACAAAGCACCGCCAGACATTGCGCCAGCGGCTATTTTGCCAACTCCAATTGATCCGGCCCCAACGGCTCCAACCCCTGCGGCTATGCCCGCCGTGCTTCCTGGCATTGTGTTAGTCAGCCCTGCGCCCATGTCAGGCGCTTTGAGGCACATGACCGCACCAAGGGCGATGCTTAAAAGCACTTGCAAAAAGGCTTGGAGAAAAACGGGATAAGAAACTTCATCTGTAATTTTCTCAAGAGGTACAATTGCAGCGTTGATCGAGTATAGCGTGATAGAAATGACTATAGATGCCATCACCATTGTTGCGGCGTAAGAAGAAACGGCTTTTATCCAAGTAAATGTTAAGGCCCGAGACTTTTTGAAAGCGGCGAAGAAAATAAAAGGAGCTCCGATTGCTAATAGAATGTGCATACATACAAAACTCATCAAAATTACAGCTGCATAAACAAGATGTAAGAAGACGTATGCACAAAACATTATGATACATAGAATAAATTGAAAAACTTGATCGACCTTTAGATTGAGCAATTCAATTTCAGGGCAAAGTGTGTCGGCAAGCACGGCCATACGCACATATAGTTTGTCCATGACTAAAAAAGCAGATTCAAAATCTTTGTCGGGGTCCAAATCGAAAGCGTCTGCCGTTGGAGACTTTGAAATAAAATATGCAGAGAGGTCTTTTGTTGTCTCTGTAATTGGTTCAACAAAATATTTATTATAGCCACCAGAAATAAGAAATCCATTTAGAACGGCCAAAAGGATCAGAGAAGTTATTAATTCTTGCGCATCACCTTTGCCCTTCGCAATCATCAAGCCTATTATCATCACGTAAAGAGTGCAAAAGGCTACAAAGAAAGGGCCAAAGTCTGTAAGAAAGTCAGTGCCAATCGACTGAGTATATTCAGATAAAATTTGTTCTACTTGAATGAAGGTGCGGTATGAAATCATTATACGACTCCGACTATTTCCTAGTTACTTCATTTCTTTAAGGGTTTCCCAAATTTTATCGGGGTCGCTTTCGCCTGTTTCTTTTCCGCTTCTCTTAATCATTTTATCTTGAAGGCCGTACAGGTCTACTTCCTTGTTTTTTTGGGAAACTGCTTTTTCTCTCAAAGGTTGGGATGTGCGTTCTTCAATAATTTTGGGCTGAGTATTACTGACGGTATTTTCTTTATTGTCGTCACTGCTTCCACAGCCAACAAGAGAAATAGAAATGACGAGTGCTACAAAGATATTTTTGAACATCCTTTTCTCCTACATAGCTTCAAGAGTTTTCCAAATTTTTTCGGGGTCGCTTTCGCCAGGGTTCCGTGATCCGCGCTTAATCATTTTATCTTGAAGATAATAAAGGTCTATCGACTTGTTACCGTTCTTTTTAGATTCACTGGCCGTCATGCCTTCATCACTAACTCCTTTATACGAGAGTAGTGCCTGGGCTTCGCCAAGGGCTCCGGTCAAGCCATACAACTTTTGCATAATCAAAAGAATTTCCGCCAGAAATCGATTTGTCAGGTCTTGTGATTCTTTAAGGCTTTGTGTTTGATCAATCTGAGCCGTTAGAGCGGCTAAATTATCCATAGCCTCGCCTAGCTCTGCCTGAGCTTGCTCGGAGCGTTCTATGGCCGCTTTTAGCGCCTCTTGGCGGACTTGATATTGAAGGTCTATGTGCTTCCATGGTTGTTGATCGTCAAAGTCGAATTCCCGCACATCGGGGAACGCGACCTTCAAAAAATCATCAACATCGTTGAACGTATCAAAATCACCGTATTTCCGAAGAAGGCTTTCCCACTTCCCGGCAAA
It encodes:
- a CDS encoding type IV secretion system protein, with protein sequence MISYRTFIQVEQILSEYTQSIGTDFLTDFGPFFVAFCTLYVMIIGLMIAKGKGDAQELITSLILLAVLNGFLISGGYNKYFVEPITETTKDLSAYFISKSPTADAFDLDPDKDFESAFLVMDKLYVRMAVLADTLCPEIELLNLKVDQVFQFILCIIMFCAYVFLHLVYAAVILMSFVCMHILLAIGAPFIFFAAFKKSRALTFTWIKAVSSYAATMVMASIVISITLYSINAAIVPLEKITDEVSYPVFLQAFLQVLLSIALGAVMCLKAPDMGAGLTNTMPGSTAGIAAGVGAVGAGSIGVGKIAAGAMSGGALSAGMWASGKLAGRGVWGANATYNGLSKLRQRATK
- a CDS encoding type IV secretion system protein, which codes for MRIGKTIFFLFALVLALSSSVLAMTVTDPGSYTYYVEQIKVMEAEFKNLQEQLETAQDIYGQTVEVYDQLHGVYSMGLSLSDKLQAVQAELTSVPSGASGFAGKWESLLRKYGDFDTFNDVDDFLKVAFPDVREFDFDDQQPWKHIDLQYQVRQEALKAAIERSEQAQAELGEAMDNLAALTAQIDQTQSLKESQDLTNRFLAEILLIMQKLYGLTGALGEAQALLSYKGVSDEGMTASESKKNGNKSIDLYYLQDKMIKRGSRNPGESDPEKIWKTLEAM